A window from Urocitellus parryii isolate mUroPar1 chromosome 1, mUroPar1.hap1, whole genome shotgun sequence encodes these proteins:
- the Clk4 gene encoding dual specificity protein kinase CLK4 isoform X3, producing MCIPLEASHSVEEDTHPSHYLEARSLNERDYRDRRYVDEYRNDYCEGYIPRHYHRDIESAYRIHCSKSSVRSRRSSPKRKRNRHCSSHQSRSKSHRRKRSRSIEDDEEGHLICQSGDVLRARYEIVDTLGEGAFGKVVECIDHGMDGLHVAVKIVKNVGRYREAARSEIQVLEHLNSTDPNSVFRCVQMLEWFDHHGHVCIVFELLGLSTYDFIKENSFLPFQIDHIRQMAYQICQSINFLHHNKLTHTDLKPENILFVKSDYVVKYNSKMKRDERTLKNTDIKVVDFGSATYDDEHHSTLVSTRHYRAPEVILALGWSQPCDVWSIGCILIEYYLGFTVFQTHDSKEHLAMMERILGPIPAHMIQKTRKRKYFHHNQLDWDEHSSAGRYVRRRCKPLKEFMLSHDEEHEKLFDLVRRMLEYDPTKRITLDEALQHPFFDLLKKK from the exons ATGTGCATCCCTCTTGAAGCTTCGCACTCTGTTGAAGAGGACACTCATCCCAG TCATTATTTAGAAGCAAGGTCCTTGAATGAGAGAGATTATCGGGACCGGAGATACGTTGATGAATACAGAAATGACTACTGTGAAGGATATATTCCTAGACATTATCACAGAGACATTGAAAGCGCTTATCGAATCCACTGCAGTAAATCCTCAGTCCGAAGCAGGAGAAGCAGTCCTAAAAGGAAGCGTAATAGACACTGTTCAAGTCATCAGTCACGTTCG AAGAGCCACCGAAGGAAAAGATCCAGGAGTATAGAGGATGATGAGGAGGGTCACCTGATCTGTCAAAGTGGAGACGTTCTAAGAGCAAGAT ATGAAATCGTGGACACTTTGGGTGAAGGGGCCTTTGGCAAAGTTGTAGAATGCATTGATCATGGCat ggatGGCTTACATGTAGCAGTGAAAATCGTAAAAAATGTAGGCCGTTACCGTGAAGCAGCTCGTTCAGAAATCCAAGTATTGGAGCATTTAAATAGTACAGATCCTAATAGTGTCTT cCGATGTGTCCAGATGCTAGAATGGTTTGATCATCATGGTCATGTTTGTATTGTGTTTGAACTGCTGGGACTTAGTACCTATGatttcattaaagaaaacagCTTTCTGCCATTTCAGATTGATCACATCAGGCAGATGGCGTATCAGATCTGCCAATCAATAAATT tttTGCATCATAATAAATTAACACATACAGATCtgaaacctgaaaatattttatttgtgaagTCTGACTATGTAGTCAAATATAATTCTAAAATG AAACGTGATGAACGCACACTAAAAAACACAGATATTAAAGTTGTTGACTTTGGAAGTGCAACATATGATGATGAACATCACAGTACTTTGGTGTCCACACGGCACTACAGAGCTCCAGAGGTCATTTTGG CTTTAGGTTGGTCTCAGCCTTGTGATGTTTGGAGTATAGGTTGCATTCTTATTGAATATTACCTTGGGTTCACAGTCTTTCAG aCTCATGATAGTAAAGAACATCTGGCCATGATGGAACGAATATTAGGACCCATACCAGCACACATGATTCAGAAAACAAG gAAACGGAAGTATTTTCACCATAACCAGCTAGATTGGGATGAACATAGTTCTGCTGGTAGATATGTTAGGAGACGCTGCAAACCAttaaag GAATTTATGCTCAGTCATGATGAAGAACATGAGAAGCTTTTTGACCTTGTTCGAAGAATGTTAGAATATGATCCAACTAAAAGAATCACCTTGGACGAAGCATTGCAGCATCCTTTCTTTgacttattaaaaaagaaatga
- the Clk4 gene encoding dual specificity protein kinase CLK4 isoform X4 codes for MDGLHVAVKIVKNVGRYREAARSEIQVLEHLNSTDPNSVFRCVQMLEWFDHHGHVCIVFELLGLSTYDFIKENSFLPFQIDHIRQMAYQICQSINFLHHNKLTHTDLKPENILFVKSDYVVKYNSKMKRDERTLKNTDIKVVDFGSATYDDEHHSTLVSTRHYRAPEVILALGWSQPCDVWSIGCILIEYYLGFTVFQTHDSKEHLAMMERILGPIPAHMIQKTRKRKYFHHNQLDWDEHSSAGRYVRRRCKPLKEFMLSHDEEHEKLFDLVRRMLEYDPTKRITLDEALQHPFFDLLKKK; via the exons at ggatGGCTTACATGTAGCAGTGAAAATCGTAAAAAATGTAGGCCGTTACCGTGAAGCAGCTCGTTCAGAAATCCAAGTATTGGAGCATTTAAATAGTACAGATCCTAATAGTGTCTT cCGATGTGTCCAGATGCTAGAATGGTTTGATCATCATGGTCATGTTTGTATTGTGTTTGAACTGCTGGGACTTAGTACCTATGatttcattaaagaaaacagCTTTCTGCCATTTCAGATTGATCACATCAGGCAGATGGCGTATCAGATCTGCCAATCAATAAATT tttTGCATCATAATAAATTAACACATACAGATCtgaaacctgaaaatattttatttgtgaagTCTGACTATGTAGTCAAATATAATTCTAAAATG AAACGTGATGAACGCACACTAAAAAACACAGATATTAAAGTTGTTGACTTTGGAAGTGCAACATATGATGATGAACATCACAGTACTTTGGTGTCCACACGGCACTACAGAGCTCCAGAGGTCATTTTGG CTTTAGGTTGGTCTCAGCCTTGTGATGTTTGGAGTATAGGTTGCATTCTTATTGAATATTACCTTGGGTTCACAGTCTTTCAG aCTCATGATAGTAAAGAACATCTGGCCATGATGGAACGAATATTAGGACCCATACCAGCACACATGATTCAGAAAACAAG gAAACGGAAGTATTTTCACCATAACCAGCTAGATTGGGATGAACATAGTTCTGCTGGTAGATATGTTAGGAGACGCTGCAAACCAttaaag GAATTTATGCTCAGTCATGATGAAGAACATGAGAAGCTTTTTGACCTTGTTCGAAGAATGTTAGAATATGATCCAACTAAAAGAATCACCTTGGACGAAGCATTGCAGCATCCTTTCTTTgacttattaaaaaagaaatga